In a genomic window of Streptomyces sp. NBC_01231:
- a CDS encoding MarR family transcriptional regulator, producing METETATRWLTDAEQCAWRTHLEVNRLLTYQLEKDLQPFGLTMNDYEILVNLSESEGVRMRMSDLASATLQSKSRLSHQITRMENADLVRRENCESDRRGLYAVLTETGLETMKKVAPHHVASVRRHFIDLLSPDSLTELDKGLKPIAEHLRGQRGRP from the coding sequence ATGGAGACCGAGACGGCCACACGCTGGCTGACGGATGCGGAGCAGTGCGCCTGGCGCACCCACCTGGAGGTCAACAGACTGTTGACGTACCAGCTCGAAAAGGACCTGCAGCCGTTCGGCCTGACAATGAACGACTACGAGATCCTCGTGAATCTCTCCGAGTCGGAGGGCGTACGGATGCGGATGAGCGACCTCGCGTCCGCCACCCTCCAGTCCAAGAGCCGCCTTTCCCACCAGATCACCCGCATGGAGAACGCGGATCTCGTGCGGCGCGAGAACTGCGAGTCGGACCGCCGAGGTCTGTACGCCGTTCTCACCGAGACGGGCCTGGAGACGATGAAGAAGGTCGCGCCCCATCATGTGGCGTCCGTGCGGAGGCACTTCATCGATCTGCTGTCCCCCGACTCCCTGACGGAACTCGACAAGGGCCTGAAGCCCATCGCGGAACACCTCCGCGGGCAGCGGGGACGGCCCTGA
- a CDS encoding AIM24 family protein, whose translation MYGAPGGGPTVFDPMTLPSDDNVNNYTFCVELKGSQWFLQKGKMIAYYGSMDFNGIGHGRLDRLVRTSFHSPLHASDWVVAEGSGKMLLADRAFDVNSYDLENGNLTIRSGNLLAFQPTLALKQSIVPGFLTLIGTGKFVAASNGPVVFMEPPIRVDPQALVGWADCPSPCHHYDHGYMTGLMGGLRAMTGLGGASGEEHQFEFVGAGTVLLQSSEALMAEQATGAVPQQAGVPGGGGGPAGPGQQAGAPRLPGQLGDLQRRFGL comes from the coding sequence AACGTCAACAACTACACCTTCTGCGTGGAGCTCAAGGGGAGCCAGTGGTTCCTGCAGAAGGGGAAGATGATCGCCTACTACGGCTCGATGGACTTCAACGGCATCGGGCACGGGCGACTTGACCGCCTTGTCCGTACGTCCTTCCATTCGCCTCTGCACGCCAGTGACTGGGTGGTGGCGGAGGGCTCGGGCAAGATGCTCCTCGCCGACCGGGCCTTCGACGTGAACTCCTACGACCTGGAGAACGGCAATCTGACCATTCGCTCAGGCAACCTGCTCGCGTTTCAGCCAACTCTCGCGCTCAAACAGTCGATCGTGCCAGGTTTTCTGACACTCATCGGAACCGGAAAGTTCGTGGCGGCCTCCAACGGCCCCGTGGTGTTCATGGAACCGCCGATCCGGGTGGACCCGCAGGCGCTCGTCGGCTGGGCCGACTGCCCCTCTCCGTGCCATCACTACGACCACGGCTACATGACCGGCCTGATGGGCGGTCTACGTGCGATGACGGGCCTCGGCGGGGCCTCCGGGGAGGAGCACCAGTTCGAGTTCGTCGGGGCCGGCACGGTCCTCCTCCAGTCGTCCGAGGCGCTCATGGCCGAGCAGGCCACGGGGGCGGTTCCGCAGCAGGCGGGAGTGCCCGGCGGCGGCGGGGGCCCCGCGGGCCCCGGACAGCAGGCGGGCGCACCGCGTCTTCCCGGACAGCTGGGGGACCTCCAGCGTCGCTTCGGGCTGTGA